A genome region from Festucalex cinctus isolate MCC-2025b chromosome 17, RoL_Fcin_1.0, whole genome shotgun sequence includes the following:
- the rnls gene encoding renalase: protein MSSSPPRVLVVGAGLTGSLFACLLRRKLKDRKVHIVVWDKARGAGGRMSTFRPPDPSSHSADLGAQYISTTREYAHSHHSFYSELLAAGVLRPLDCPVEGLRQKDGGVDYVAPLGMSGVVKHFLQQSGAEVLFERQASGLYRRRASWEVRSKQGGGGQFDAVLLTIPVPQILQLEGDLQDVMSSEQKDVLCGVSYSSRFALALFFPPGADVGVPWAIRYYNNYDDGDKANVICYAAVEPRKHATEADASRGPSLVVHTGAPFGLRHVECDIEEVQPIILQELQRLLPSLPQPISIKCHKWRYSQVTSAAAGCSGHMTLSERPLLVCAGDAFTHSNFDGCLVSALSMLDAFADVM from the exons ATGTCGTCGTCGCCGCCGCGAGTTCTGGTGGTGGGAGCGGGTCTGACGGGCAGCCTTTTCGCCTGCCTGCTCAGGAGGAAGCTGAAGGACCGAAAAGTCCACATCGTCGTGTGGGACAAAGCCCGCGGAGCCG GTGGAAGGATGTCGACGTTCCGCCCTCCCGACCCTTCGTCCCATTCGGCTGACCTGGGAGCTCAGTACATCTCGACTACGCGCGAGTACGCGCACTCTCACCACAG CTTCTACTCGGAGCTGCTGGCAGCGGGCGTGCTGCGTCCGCTGGACTGCCCGGTGGAGGGTCTGCGCCAAAAAGACGGCGGCGTGGACTACGTGGCGCCGCTGGGTATGAGCGGCGTGGTCAAACACTTTCTGCAACAGTCAG GAGCTGAAGTGTTGTTCGAGCGCCAGGCTAGCGGCCTGTACCGGCGCAGGGCCTCCTGGGAGGTGCGCAGCAAGCAAGGCGGCGGCGGACAGTTTGACGCCGTGCTCCTCACCATCCCCGTCCCGCAAATTCTGCAGCTTGAAGGCGACCTGCAGGACG TGATGTCGTCGGAGCAGAAGGACGTGTTGTGCGGCGTGTCGTATTCGTCGCGGTTCGCCCTGGCGCTCTTCTTCCCTCCCGGGGCCGACGTGGGCGTGCCCTGGGCCATCCGCTACTACAACAACTATGACGATGGTGACAAGGCCAACGTCATCTGCTATGCCGCCGTGGAGCCTCGCAAACACGCCACAG AGGCGGACGCGAGCCGCGGGCCGTCCTTGGTGGTCCACACGGGTGCTCCCTTCGGCCTGCGGCATGTTGAGTGTGACATCGAGGAAGTGCAGCCAATCATCCTGCAGGAGCTCCAGCGGCTCCTCCCCTcgctgcctcagccaatcagcatCAAGTGCCACAAGTGGCGCTACTCACAG GTGACCAGCGCGGCGGCGGGCTGCTCGGGTCACATGACGTTGTCGGAGCGCCCCCTGCTGGTCTGCGCCGGCGACGCCTTCACACACTCCAACTTCGACGGCTGCCTGGTGTCGGCGCTGAGCATGCTCGATGCCTTCGCAGACGTCATGTGA